In the genome of cyanobacterium endosymbiont of Braarudosphaera bigelowii, one region contains:
- the wecB gene encoding non-hydrolyzing UDP-N-acetylglucosamine 2-epimerase, whose protein sequence is MTSFPYKVCITLGTRPEAIKLAPLIKKFQSSKMLNTYVILTGQHQEMVRQVMKLFNIEANEDLKIMQPDQSLTDITCRSLKGLEEIFIKIKPQCVIVQGDTTTSFAASLAAFYQKIPIGHVEAGLRTDNIYSPYPEEVNRRLISQLAQLHFAPTYLALENLKHSNVTGKIYLTGNTVVDALLEVSRQFPDCNVNGLDWNQYDVLLATVHRRENWGTPLENILKSFCLILEKFPNVALLIPMHCNPTIRKPIQDTLGKHPRVFLTEPLDYTELIGAIQKCYLILTDSGGLQEEAPSLGKPLLVLRETTERPEAVEAGTATLVGTDPYKIFMKVNELLTNKPLYSKMTNIVNPFGDGQSSSKILGIVESFLKKHNS, encoded by the coding sequence ATGACTTCATTCCCCTACAAAGTTTGTATTACTTTAGGAACTCGTCCAGAAGCGATAAAGCTTGCTCCTTTAATAAAAAAATTTCAGAGTTCCAAGATGCTTAATACCTATGTTATCTTAACAGGACAGCATCAAGAAATGGTAAGACAGGTTATGAAGTTATTTAATATTGAGGCTAATGAAGATTTAAAGATAATGCAGCCTGATCAAAGTCTTACTGATATTACTTGTCGTAGCTTAAAAGGACTAGAAGAGATTTTTATTAAAATTAAACCTCAATGTGTTATCGTCCAAGGAGATACTACCACTTCCTTCGCAGCAAGCCTAGCAGCTTTTTATCAGAAAATACCTATTGGTCATGTAGAAGCAGGCTTACGAACAGATAATATCTACAGTCCTTATCCAGAAGAGGTAAATCGTCGCTTAATTTCTCAGCTTGCTCAGTTGCATTTCGCGCCAACTTACCTAGCTTTAGAAAATTTGAAGCATTCTAATGTTACGGGAAAAATATACTTGACTGGAAATACTGTTGTCGATGCTTTATTAGAGGTTTCTAGACAATTTCCTGACTGTAATGTTAATGGTTTAGATTGGAATCAGTATGATGTTCTTTTAGCGACCGTACATCGAAGAGAAAATTGGGGTACTCCATTAGAAAATATTTTGAAAAGCTTTTGTCTTATTCTAGAAAAATTTCCTAATGTTGCTTTGCTAATACCCATGCATTGTAACCCGACTATTAGGAAACCTATTCAAGATACCTTAGGCAAACATCCTAGAGTTTTTCTAACTGAGCCTTTGGATTACACAGAGTTAATAGGTGCCATTCAAAAATGTTATTTAATATTAACAGATTCTGGTGGTTTACAAGAAGAAGCACCAAGTCTTGGTAAACCTTTATTAGTACTACGAGAAACTACAGAACGACCAGAAGCTGTTGAAGCAGGTACTGCTACTTTAGTAGGTACTGATCCTTATAAAATCTTTATGAAAGTTAATGAGCTACTTACAAATAAACCTTTGTATTCAAAAATGACTAATATAGTTAATCCTTTTGGAGATGGACAGTCAAGTAGTAAAATTCTAGGAATTGTTGAAAGCTTTTTAAAAAAACATAATTCATAG
- the cysS gene encoding cysteine--tRNA ligase: MLVIHNTLNRTKEPFTTIEEAKVKMYCCGITTYDYCHLGHARTCIIWDTVRNYLQWIGYEVKYVQNFTDIDDKILNRATKEKTTMKKVSDTFINAYFEDMERLHVEKADAYPRVTHIVEDIQNLIKELEKNGYAYTSEGDVYFNIQSFKEYGKLSGRKLEDLKTGASGRVSLEDVQSGKKRDSADFALWKKAKSTETSWDSPWGKGRPGWHIECSAMIKKELGETIDLHVGGSDLVFPHHENEIAQSEAVTGKELSRYWSHNGMVKVDGEKMSKSLGNFITIRELLDRFEPMAIRLFVLQTHYRKPLDFSNKSLVAATSSWQTLSDGLLFGHQYGEKLGFKNNSSVELLPDLTQRFQKAVDDDFNFAGGLVVLFEIAKSLRKESNLLIHTGNTTSSPKLLEEQWYTLKHLAGILRLETDQNIADTSLSRKLTDEEINELIEKRKIAKNAKRYAESDLIRDHLKKHNIVLLDMSDGSTTWHSN; encoded by the coding sequence ATGTTAGTAATTCATAATACTTTAAATCGAACAAAAGAGCCTTTTACGACTATTGAAGAGGCAAAAGTAAAAATGTATTGTTGTGGCATCACTACCTATGATTATTGTCATCTGGGTCATGCTAGAACCTGTATTATTTGGGATACAGTAAGAAACTACTTACAATGGATTGGTTATGAAGTTAAATATGTCCAAAACTTTACAGATATAGATGATAAAATACTAAACCGTGCAACAAAAGAAAAAACAACAATGAAGAAAGTATCAGATACATTTATCAATGCTTACTTTGAAGATATGGAACGTCTTCATGTTGAGAAAGCTGATGCTTATCCTCGAGTGACTCATATAGTTGAGGATATTCAAAATTTGATTAAAGAACTAGAAAAAAATGGATATGCATACACTTCAGAAGGAGATGTTTATTTTAATATTCAAAGTTTTAAAGAATATGGTAAGTTATCGGGGCGCAAACTAGAAGATTTAAAGACAGGTGCTAGTGGTAGAGTTTCACTAGAGGATGTTCAAAGTGGCAAGAAGAGAGACTCTGCTGATTTTGCACTATGGAAAAAAGCTAAATCTACAGAAACATCTTGGGATTCTCCATGGGGGAAAGGTAGACCTGGATGGCATATAGAATGTTCTGCAATGATCAAGAAAGAACTAGGAGAAACTATTGATCTTCATGTAGGAGGTAGTGATTTGGTTTTCCCTCATCATGAAAATGAAATTGCTCAATCAGAAGCAGTTACAGGCAAAGAATTATCTCGTTATTGGTCACATAATGGAATGGTAAAGGTAGATGGAGAAAAAATGTCAAAGTCTCTAGGTAACTTCATCACAATACGAGAGTTGCTTGATAGATTTGAACCTATGGCAATAAGGTTATTTGTTTTACAAACACATTATCGTAAGCCGTTAGACTTCAGTAATAAGTCATTAGTCGCAGCAACCAGTAGCTGGCAAACTTTATCAGATGGTCTCTTGTTTGGACATCAATATGGCGAAAAATTAGGATTTAAAAATAATTCTTCCGTAGAACTCTTACCTGATTTGACCCAAAGATTTCAAAAAGCAGTAGATGATGATTTTAATTTTGCTGGCGGATTAGTAGTTTTATTTGAAATTGCTAAAAGTTTACGTAAAGAAAGTAATTTATTGATTCATACAGGAAACACCACATCATCGCCCAAGCTTTTGGAAGAACAGTGGTATACATTGAAGCATTTGGCAGGAATTTTAAGATTAGAGACTGATCAAAATATTGCAGATACAAGTTTATCCAGAAAGCTAACTGATGAAGAGATTAACGAATTAATCGAGAAACGTAAAATAGCTAAAAATGCTAAAAGATACGCAGAAAGTGATCTTATTAGAGATCACTTAAAAAAACACAATATTGTTTTATTAGACATGTCAGATGGGTCAACTACATGGCATTCTAACTAA
- the ftsY gene encoding signal recognition particle-docking protein FtsY, whose translation MSNWPNNQPDSEDKKISQEYYISWAQKAYKHIQEEKAIEQSDTSQVNTIETIDSLSINTSTSDKSLKKNIPTWMQKSNRLDALKENATESKAYNNETSVDLNKEFVWSAKILANQGRDPEDVTKDEIQWLTRLHQGLGKTRRGLLNKLKFVLGQGPLNDDVVAEIEAILLQADIGINATDYIITSLQDKLLEESLPSEQAIEYLKNILCDILNSPLKKVQNSEILVKKEVLNIWLLTGVNGAGKTTTIGKLAYLAQQLGHSCIIAAADTFRAAAVEQVRLWGEKTNTPVIANPGKNTDPAAVVYDGLIAAQARGVDLLLIDTAGRLQNKTNLMEELAKIRRVIDKKAENAHVESLLVIDATLGQNGLRQTELFLEAAHLSGVILTKLDGTSKGGIAIAIAQQFGLPIRFIGVGEDIQDLKPFSSYEFVEALLNE comes from the coding sequence ATGTCTAATTGGCCTAATAATCAACCCGATTCTGAAGATAAAAAGATATCTCAAGAATATTACATATCTTGGGCACAAAAAGCTTACAAACATATTCAAGAAGAAAAGGCAATAGAACAATCAGATACTTCACAAGTAAATACTATAGAAACTATTGATTCTTTATCCATTAATACTTCTACTTCAGATAAATCTCTAAAAAAAAACATTCCTACATGGATGCAAAAATCCAATCGTTTGGATGCTCTTAAAGAAAATGCCACTGAATCTAAAGCTTATAATAATGAAACCTCTGTAGACTTGAATAAAGAGTTTGTTTGGTCTGCCAAAATCTTAGCTAATCAGGGTAGAGATCCAGAAGATGTAACAAAGGATGAAATTCAATGGCTAACACGTCTTCATCAGGGTTTAGGAAAAACTCGTCGTGGATTACTAAATAAATTAAAATTTGTTTTAGGCCAAGGCCCCCTAAACGATGATGTCGTTGCAGAAATAGAAGCTATATTACTACAAGCAGATATAGGAATTAATGCAACAGATTATATAATTACAAGTTTGCAAGATAAATTATTAGAAGAATCTCTACCTTCAGAACAGGCAATTGAATATCTCAAAAATATTTTATGTGATATTCTAAATTCTCCTTTAAAAAAAGTACAAAATTCAGAAATTTTAGTTAAAAAAGAAGTTTTAAATATTTGGCTATTAACAGGAGTCAACGGTGCTGGCAAAACGACAACAATTGGAAAGCTTGCATATCTAGCTCAGCAACTTGGACATAGTTGCATTATTGCAGCAGCTGATACTTTTAGAGCTGCTGCTGTTGAACAAGTAAGATTATGGGGTGAGAAGACTAATACTCCTGTTATTGCTAATCCAGGCAAAAATACTGATCCAGCTGCTGTTGTTTATGATGGATTGATAGCGGCGCAGGCTCGTGGTGTTGATTTACTATTAATAGATACTGCAGGAAGGTTACAAAATAAGACAAATTTGATGGAGGAGTTAGCTAAAATTAGACGTGTTATTGACAAGAAAGCAGAAAATGCCCATGTTGAATCGTTGTTAGTTATTGATGCAACTTTAGGCCAAAATGGATTACGTCAAACAGAACTTTTCTTAGAAGCTGCTCATTTAAGCGGAGTAATTTTGACAAAACTTGATGGAACTTCAAAAGGTGGAATTGCGATAGCCATAGCACAGCAGTTCGGTTTACCAATTCGTTTTATTGGGGTAGGCGAAGACATTCAAGATTTAAAACCTTTTTCTAGCTATGAATTCGTGGAAGCTCTATTAAATGAATAG
- the rpsO gene encoding 30S ribosomal protein S15, which produces MSLTPIQKQTLMSEYQIHDTDTGSADLQIAILTERIVQLTGHLKKNPKDHASRRGLLKMIGRRRRLLAYIKDKSLNRYQDLIKRLGIRR; this is translated from the coding sequence ATGAGTTTGACCCCTATTCAAAAGCAAACCCTGATGAGTGAATATCAAATTCATGATACAGATACAGGATCAGCTGATTTGCAAATTGCTATACTTACAGAACGAATTGTACAGTTAACCGGTCATTTAAAGAAAAATCCAAAAGATCATGCATCTCGTAGAGGACTATTAAAGATGATTGGTCGTCGTAGACGTCTACTGGCATATATCAAAGATAAATCCTTAAACCGTTATCAGGACTTAATTAAACGTCTTGGTATTCGACGTTAG
- the chlG gene encoding chlorophyll synthase ChlG — translation MSVSTNLDKNKTNNQARQLLGMKGGIYEKKSIWKLRLQLTKPITWVPLIWGVICGAASSGNYFWTIEDFAKVLACMVLSGPLMTGYTQTLNDFYDREIDAINEPYRPIPSGAISVSQVIVQILVLLTLGIVLSYGLDVWSSHEFPTMLCLTLGGAFISYIYSAPPLKLKRNGWLGNYALGASYIALPWWAGHALFGELNYTIVILTLFYSFSGLGIAIINDFKSIEGDSKLGLSSMPVMFGVTIASWICVMMIDIFQIGIGSYLIYIHENLYATILLLLVIPQITLQDMYFLRDPLKNDVKYQAMAQPFLVLGMLVVGLALGRQVV, via the coding sequence ATGTCTGTTTCTACAAATCTTGATAAGAATAAAACAAATAATCAAGCTCGTCAACTATTGGGAATGAAAGGAGGAATTTACGAAAAAAAATCAATCTGGAAACTGAGATTACAACTGACAAAACCTATTACCTGGGTACCTCTAATCTGGGGAGTAATATGTGGAGCTGCATCTTCAGGAAACTATTTCTGGACAATAGAAGATTTTGCAAAAGTTTTAGCTTGTATGGTGTTATCAGGTCCTTTAATGACAGGATACACACAAACCCTCAATGATTTTTATGACCGTGAAATTGATGCTATTAATGAGCCTTACCGTCCTATTCCTTCAGGAGCGATCTCGGTATCTCAGGTAATAGTACAGATTTTAGTTCTATTAACCTTAGGGATAGTATTAAGTTATGGGCTAGATGTTTGGAGCAGTCATGAATTTCCAACAATGTTATGTCTGACTTTAGGGGGGGCATTTATATCTTATATATATTCAGCTCCACCATTAAAGTTAAAAAGGAACGGTTGGTTAGGTAATTATGCATTAGGAGCTAGTTATATAGCCTTACCTTGGTGGGCAGGTCATGCTTTGTTTGGGGAACTAAATTATACAATTGTTATTCTAACTTTATTTTATAGTTTTTCAGGCTTAGGGATTGCTATTATTAACGACTTCAAAAGCATTGAAGGAGACTCTAAGTTGGGGTTAAGCTCCATGCCTGTTATGTTTGGAGTAACGATAGCATCATGGATCTGTGTCATGATGATTGACATATTTCAGATAGGAATTGGTAGTTACTTAATTTACATTCATGAAAACTTATACGCAACAATTTTATTATTATTAGTTATTCCACAGATAACATTACAAGATATGTATTTTTTACGAGATCCATTAAAAAATGATGTGAAATACCAAGCTATGGCTCAACCATTTTTAGTACTGGGAATGCTAGTAGTTGGCTTAGCGCTAGGTAGGCAAGTGGTATGA
- a CDS encoding site-2 protease family protein → MDRKWKIGSLLGIPFYINSSWFLILGLITLSNVQEINIQGLAGNSWWLEWLSGLFLSLFLFISVLSHELGHSLVAYTQGINVKSITLFLFGGVAIIEKESEKPTEAFLIAIAGPLVSLALSIILFTINHIIFPNQEASLLHPLLSYMLEDIARMNFVLGVFNLIPGLPLDGGQIVKAIVWKLKDDYFIGVRYASISGRIIGWLGIILGLFIISLTGSLGGFWIVIVGWFVLRNANNYGRVSQLQKSFLEITAADVMTNNFRIVNANLTLYEFIHMYDGQKTHGTAYFAASEGRYRGLLSNKDLKKIEYNNSLDCLLRDIAHPLDTISSVEEKTLLIKVIDKLEESEEYYITVLSPAGAVVGIIDRGDIVKKIASYNNLPISDDEIKYIKENGEYPSYLELSAISKTIQYDPEKK, encoded by the coding sequence ATGGATAGAAAATGGAAAATCGGCTCCTTATTAGGCATTCCTTTCTATATCAACTCTTCTTGGTTTTTAATTCTAGGATTAATTACTTTATCTAATGTACAAGAGATTAATATTCAGGGACTGGCTGGTAATTCATGGTGGCTGGAATGGTTATCAGGGTTATTTCTCTCCTTATTTTTATTTATTTCAGTTTTATCTCATGAGTTAGGTCATAGCCTAGTCGCCTATACTCAAGGAATTAATGTTAAATCTATTACATTATTTTTATTTGGTGGAGTTGCAATTATAGAAAAAGAATCAGAAAAACCTACTGAAGCGTTTTTGATAGCTATCGCCGGACCTTTAGTTAGTTTAGCTTTGTCAATTATTTTATTTACGATTAACCATATTATTTTTCCAAATCAAGAAGCTAGTCTCTTACATCCTTTGTTGTCTTATATGTTAGAAGATATAGCAAGAATGAATTTTGTACTAGGAGTTTTTAACTTAATTCCAGGACTACCCTTAGATGGAGGGCAAATTGTTAAAGCCATAGTATGGAAGTTAAAAGATGATTATTTTATTGGAGTCCGTTATGCATCTATAAGCGGCAGGATAATAGGATGGCTAGGTATTATCCTAGGCTTGTTTATAATTTCATTGACAGGATCTTTAGGTGGTTTCTGGATAGTAATTGTTGGATGGTTTGTTTTACGTAATGCAAATAATTATGGCCGTGTTTCTCAGTTACAAAAAAGTTTTTTAGAAATTACAGCTGCAGATGTTATGACTAACAATTTCCGTATTGTTAATGCTAATCTCACTTTATATGAATTTATTCATATGTACGATGGTCAAAAGACTCATGGAACAGCATATTTTGCTGCTTCAGAGGGACGTTATCGAGGATTACTTTCAAATAAGGATTTAAAAAAAATTGAGTATAATAATAGTTTAGATTGCTTGTTAAGAGACATAGCACATCCTTTGGATACTATATCTTCAGTAGAAGAAAAAACTCTGCTGATTAAAGTTATTGACAAGTTGGAAGAAAGTGAAGAGTATTATATTACCGTTCTTTCTCCAGCTGGTGCTGTTGTAGGAATAATTGATCGAGGAGATATTGTTAAAAAAATTGCTTCATATAATAATTTACCAATCTCTGACGATGAAATTAAGTATATTAAAGAAAATGGTGAATATCCGAGTTACTTAGAATTATCTGCAATTTCAAAAACAATACAATATGATCCTGAAAAGAAATGA